The Exiguobacterium mexicanum genome includes a window with the following:
- a CDS encoding cysteine desulfurase, whose translation MIDASIRKQFPILDQEINGHPLVYLDSAASSQKPLAVIEAIEDYYRRIHSNVHRGVHTLGTHATDAYEGARERVRSFINAAVPEEIIFTRGTTTAINLVASSYGDANVGAGDEIVLTPMEHHANLIPWQQLAKRKGAKLRYVELTPDGRVTLEAVRAVLSDRTKIVAMSHVSNVLGTINPIADVAKLAHEKGAVMVVDAAQSAPHRKLDVQALDCDFLAFSGHKMLGPTGIGVLYGKKQLLKHMEPVEFGGEMIDYVDLYESTWKDIPYRFEAGTPIIAGAVGLAAAIDFLEDLGLENVEAHERALATYAIEQMRTIEGIQIFGPEERVGLVTFNLGDVHAHDLATVLDMQGIAVRAGHHCAQPLMRLLKQSSTARASFYLYNTKEEVDRFIEGLRQTKEYFNYEF comes from the coding sequence ATGATCGATGCCTCGATTCGTAAACAGTTCCCGATTTTAGATCAGGAAATCAACGGTCATCCGCTCGTCTATCTCGACAGCGCGGCGAGCTCCCAAAAACCGCTTGCTGTCATCGAGGCGATCGAGGATTACTATCGCCGCATCCACTCGAACGTGCACCGGGGCGTCCATACGCTCGGGACGCACGCGACGGATGCGTATGAAGGGGCGCGGGAGCGCGTCCGTTCATTCATCAACGCCGCCGTCCCGGAAGAGATCATCTTCACACGCGGGACGACGACGGCGATTAACCTCGTCGCGTCAAGCTACGGGGATGCCAACGTCGGCGCGGGGGACGAGATCGTCCTCACGCCGATGGAGCACCACGCGAACTTGATTCCGTGGCAACAGCTCGCCAAGCGTAAAGGGGCCAAACTCCGTTACGTCGAATTGACGCCGGACGGTCGGGTCACGCTCGAGGCGGTCCGTGCCGTCTTGTCGGACCGGACGAAAATCGTCGCCATGAGTCACGTCTCGAACGTGCTCGGCACGATCAACCCGATCGCCGACGTGGCGAAGCTCGCCCATGAAAAAGGGGCGGTCATGGTCGTCGATGCGGCGCAAAGCGCACCGCACCGGAAACTGGACGTGCAAGCACTCGATTGCGACTTCCTCGCCTTCTCTGGCCATAAGATGCTCGGTCCGACCGGGATCGGGGTCTTATACGGGAAGAAGCAATTGCTCAAACACATGGAACCGGTCGAATTCGGTGGCGAGATGATCGATTACGTCGACTTGTATGAGTCGACATGGAAAGACATCCCGTACCGGTTCGAAGCGGGGACGCCGATTATCGCCGGCGCCGTCGGTTTGGCAGCGGCCATCGACTTTTTAGAAGACCTCGGTCTCGAGAACGTCGAAGCCCACGAACGGGCGCTTGCGACGTACGCCATCGAACAGATGCGGACGATCGAAGGTATCCAAATCTTCGGGCCAGAGGAACGGGTCGGACTCGTCACGTTCAACTTAGGTGACGTGCACGCCCACGACTTAGCGACCGTCTTGGATATGCAAGGCATCGCGGTCCGGGCCGGCCACCACTGTGCCCAGCCGCTCATGCGTCTCCTGAAGCAATCATCGACAGCCCGAGCGAGCTTCTACTTGTACAATACGAAAGAAGAAGTCGACCGCTTCATCGAAGGGCTACGTCAAACGAAGGAGTATTTCAATTATGAGTTTTAA
- the sufU gene encoding Fe-S cluster assembly sulfur transfer protein SufU yields the protein MSFNNLDMLYRQVIMDHYKNPRNRGVIEDGVTIDLNNPTCGDSLRLQLQVEDGIVKDAKFEGEGCSISLASASMMTQIVKGKSVDEALQLANIFSEMVQGKDYDTDTFDLGDIEALSGVSKFPARIKCATLAWKALEKGVDEEA from the coding sequence ATGAGTTTTAACAATCTCGATATGTTGTACCGACAGGTCATCATGGATCATTATAAAAACCCAAGAAACCGTGGCGTCATCGAAGATGGCGTGACGATCGACTTGAACAACCCGACATGCGGGGATTCACTCCGACTCCAACTCCAAGTCGAGGATGGAATCGTGAAAGATGCCAAGTTTGAAGGGGAAGGCTGTTCGATCAGTCTCGCCTCGGCATCGATGATGACTCAAATCGTGAAGGGCAAGTCTGTTGACGAGGCACTCCAATTGGCCAACATCTTTTCGGAGATGGTCCAAGGGAAAGACTACGATACAGACACGTTCGACCTAGGCGACATCGAAGCGTTGTCTGGCGTCTCAAAGTTCCCGGCTCGCATCAAGTGCGCCACGCTCGCGTGGAAAGCGCTTGAAAAGGGAGTCGACGAGGAAGCGTAA
- the sufB gene encoding Fe-S cluster assembly protein SufB, which produces MAKNMPDIGDYKYGFHDRDISIFRSGRGLTNEIVETISRMKEEPAWMLEFRLKSLEQFRKMPMPTWGGDLTALDFDEITYYVKPSEKTEHSWDEVPEEIKRTFDKLGIPEAEQKYLAGVSAQYESEVVYHSMQEDFESKGVIFKDTDTALKEDEAIFREYFGKLIPPTDNKFAALNSAVWSGGSFIYVPKGVKLEQPLQAYFRINSENMGQFERTLIIVDEGASVHYVEGCTAPVYTTNSLHSAVVEIFVNKDAYCRYTTIQNWANNVYNLVTKRAVCEAGGSMEWIDGNIGSKLTMKYPAVILKGEGSRGMTLSIALGGKGQHQDAGAKMIHLAPNTSSSIVSKSISKQGGKVSYRGIVHFGRKAKGARSNIECDTLIMDNESTSDTIPYNEILNDQVSLEHEAKVSKVSEEQLFYLMSRGISEEEATEMIVMGFIEPFTKELPMEYAVEMNRLIKFEMEGSIG; this is translated from the coding sequence ATGGCGAAAAACATGCCTGACATTGGCGATTATAAATATGGCTTCCATGACCGAGACATCTCGATTTTCCGTTCAGGCCGCGGCTTGACGAATGAAATCGTAGAGACGATCTCGCGCATGAAAGAAGAACCGGCATGGATGCTCGAGTTCCGTTTGAAATCACTCGAACAGTTCCGCAAAATGCCGATGCCGACATGGGGCGGCGATCTCACGGCACTCGATTTCGATGAGATCACGTACTATGTTAAACCGTCTGAAAAGACAGAGCACTCGTGGGACGAGGTTCCTGAAGAAATCAAACGTACGTTTGACAAGCTCGGAATCCCGGAAGCGGAGCAAAAATACTTGGCAGGCGTCTCGGCTCAGTATGAGTCTGAAGTCGTCTATCACAGCATGCAAGAAGATTTCGAATCAAAAGGTGTCATCTTCAAAGATACAGACACGGCGCTCAAAGAAGATGAAGCCATCTTCCGTGAGTATTTCGGGAAATTGATTCCGCCGACGGACAACAAGTTCGCGGCACTCAACTCGGCTGTATGGTCAGGTGGCTCATTCATCTACGTACCAAAAGGCGTGAAGCTCGAGCAACCGCTCCAAGCTTACTTCCGCATCAACTCAGAGAACATGGGTCAGTTCGAGCGGACGCTCATCATCGTCGACGAGGGCGCTTCTGTCCATTACGTCGAAGGATGTACAGCACCGGTCTACACGACGAACTCACTTCACTCAGCGGTCGTTGAGATTTTCGTCAACAAAGACGCATACTGCCGCTATACGACGATCCAGAACTGGGCGAACAACGTCTACAACTTGGTCACGAAGCGTGCCGTCTGTGAAGCGGGTGGATCGATGGAGTGGATCGATGGTAACATCGGTTCGAAACTCACGATGAAATACCCGGCTGTCATCTTGAAAGGTGAAGGTTCACGCGGGATGACGCTCTCGATCGCTCTCGGCGGTAAAGGGCAGCACCAAGACGCGGGCGCGAAAATGATTCACCTCGCACCGAACACGTCGTCGTCAATCGTCTCGAAGTCGATTTCGAAACAAGGCGGAAAAGTCTCGTATCGCGGAATCGTCCACTTCGGTCGTAAAGCGAAAGGCGCGCGTTCGAACATCGAATGTGACACGCTCATCATGGACAACGAGTCGACGTCGGACACGATCCCGTACAACGAGATTTTGAACGACCAAGTCTCACTCGAGCACGAAGCGAAAGTCTCAAAAGTGTCAGAAGAGCAACTCTTCTACCTCATGAGCCGCGGAATCTCGGAAGAAGAAGCGACGGAAATGATCGTCATGGGCTTCATCGAGCCGTTCACGAAAGAATTGCCAATGGAATATGCCGTCGAAATGAACCGTCTCATCAAGTTTGAGATGGAAGGATCGATCGGATAA
- a CDS encoding YciI family protein, translating into MLFLVMGYFDADKMNEKSDLEIDQIMATCERHLQELYASEKVLMDMGLEASVKQLKRESQQISITDGSATESKEVMGSAFVIEALDMEDALRIASIHPTTQVPEAEALGWRLEIRPIHYYRERE; encoded by the coding sequence ATGCTGTTCTTGGTAATGGGATATTTCGACGCTGACAAAATGAACGAGAAGTCCGACCTAGAAATCGATCAAATCATGGCGACGTGTGAACGACACTTACAGGAGCTGTATGCAAGTGAAAAGGTATTGATGGACATGGGGCTTGAAGCGAGCGTGAAACAACTCAAGCGGGAGTCACAGCAGATTTCGATTACAGATGGGTCCGCTACAGAATCGAAAGAAGTGATGGGAAGTGCGTTCGTGATTGAAGCGTTGGATATGGAGGATGCGCTCAGAATCGCTTCCATCCATCCGACGACCCAAGTGCCCGAAGCGGAAGCATTGGGGTGGAGGCTCGAGATTCGGCCGATTCACTATTATCGAGAACGAGAATAA
- a CDS encoding LVIVD repeat-containing protein — protein sequence MKGKFLLSAALVTGLTVSSALPVTYAHDELGDINIEKGQRNPDEISSVSVTKGSKNVKYLHETAAVPLKEIREGVKNSTADVYAHKGFAYTGTHTSGGGNGGVRVFDLKDPSNPKEVAVFADQDIPGTWQEKVIVKTVNTKSFKGDLAVVSVQQLDSKNPNSKGGFLIYDVTNPYEPKKLGFYEVTKKTRGTHELYLTTQGDRVLVLASNPYADYYSHGKEKDFQLVDVTNPAEPKKLYEFDPRSLPEVDESFDGYTWNAPDGKKRPVFNHSAYADENGKTAFLSFWDLGTIILDISDPDNVTYEGRTTFASDQQGSAHSAALAKGGTILVETREVYAPVKSGYEQAYGYTRIFDIKNKTNPKLLSEFKTDLTEDISENPAEQVTFGKTVHDPKVHGNTLYLSHYAGGVRTVDISNPSHPVQIGKYVPADANIWGVYVDQNYVLASDMGTGLKVLQKNNK from the coding sequence TTGAAAGGAAAGTTCTTATTAAGTGCAGCGCTCGTCACAGGATTAACGGTCTCGTCAGCTTTACCGGTTACATATGCGCATGACGAGCTAGGAGACATCAACATCGAGAAAGGGCAACGTAACCCGGATGAAATCAGTTCGGTTTCCGTGACGAAAGGAAGTAAGAACGTCAAGTATCTACATGAGACGGCAGCGGTACCACTGAAAGAAATCAGAGAAGGCGTGAAAAACAGTACGGCTGATGTGTATGCTCATAAAGGATTCGCGTATACAGGAACACATACTTCAGGTGGAGGTAACGGCGGGGTTCGCGTATTTGATTTGAAAGACCCATCTAACCCGAAAGAAGTCGCAGTATTTGCCGATCAAGACATTCCTGGTACGTGGCAGGAAAAAGTCATCGTGAAGACGGTGAACACCAAATCGTTTAAAGGTGATTTGGCCGTTGTCTCGGTTCAACAACTCGACTCTAAAAATCCGAATTCGAAAGGCGGGTTCCTCATCTATGATGTGACTAACCCGTATGAGCCGAAGAAGTTAGGCTTCTATGAGGTCACGAAAAAGACGAGAGGGACACATGAGCTTTATTTGACGACACAAGGGGACCGGGTATTGGTCCTTGCCTCGAACCCTTATGCAGATTACTATTCGCACGGGAAAGAGAAGGATTTCCAACTCGTAGATGTGACCAACCCAGCGGAACCGAAGAAGCTATACGAATTCGATCCACGTTCTTTGCCGGAAGTGGATGAAAGCTTTGACGGATACACGTGGAACGCGCCAGATGGCAAGAAGAGACCAGTCTTCAACCATAGCGCCTATGCGGATGAGAACGGGAAAACAGCGTTTCTCTCGTTCTGGGATCTTGGGACGATCATCCTGGACATCTCAGACCCAGACAATGTGACATACGAAGGACGGACGACATTTGCGTCAGATCAACAAGGATCGGCGCACTCGGCGGCACTTGCAAAAGGCGGCACGATACTCGTCGAAACGAGAGAAGTGTATGCGCCGGTTAAATCAGGCTACGAACAAGCGTACGGATACACTCGAATCTTCGACATTAAAAATAAAACGAATCCGAAACTATTGAGCGAATTCAAGACGGATTTGACAGAAGATATCTCTGAGAATCCGGCTGAACAAGTGACGTTCGGTAAGACGGTACACGATCCAAAAGTACATGGGAACACGTTATACCTGTCTCACTACGCGGGCGGGGTTCGAACTGTTGATATTTCGAATCCAAGTCACCCGGTACAAATCGGAAAATACGTGCCGGCCGATGCGAACATCTGGGGCGTCTACGTCGATCAAAACTATGTGCTCGCGTCTGACATGGGTACAGGGTTGAAAGTGCTACAAAAAAACAATAAGTAA
- a CDS encoding L-lactate dehydrogenase: MDHNTIDPEDITRIAVVGAGWVGVSFAYQLSMAALCEELVLIDSNHAKAEGEAMDLNHGISFAPSPVRIWAGDYSDCRDADIVVITAGAAQKLGQTQMDLAEQNAVVVRDVTKQIMASGFDGIIVVATNPVNVMAHVAFEASGLPKHRVIGSGTVLDTARLRYKVGEYFDLSPRNCHVYYMGEHGAGGFVAWDNARVYGKSMKQLLEENESYRQEDLDAIYQGVRDAANQIIEYKSAAYYAIGLGLLRIVRAIVRNENSVVTIGAHLDGEYGASGLHIGVPALIDRTGIRQIIEIELTDEEQGQFDASVGRIRQTIDNIESST, from the coding sequence ATGGATCACAATACGATTGACCCAGAAGACATCACCCGCATCGCCGTCGTCGGCGCCGGATGGGTCGGCGTCAGTTTCGCCTATCAACTGTCGATGGCCGCGCTCTGTGAAGAGCTCGTCTTAATCGACTCGAACCACGCCAAGGCCGAAGGGGAGGCGATGGACCTCAACCACGGCATCTCGTTCGCGCCGAGCCCGGTCCGCATTTGGGCAGGGGACTACTCGGACTGCCGTGACGCCGATATCGTCGTCATCACGGCCGGTGCCGCTCAAAAGCTCGGTCAGACCCAGATGGACCTGGCTGAACAAAACGCGGTCGTCGTCCGTGACGTCACGAAACAAATCATGGCGAGCGGATTCGACGGCATCATCGTCGTCGCAACGAACCCGGTCAACGTCATGGCGCACGTCGCCTTTGAGGCGTCAGGCTTGCCGAAGCACCGCGTCATCGGTTCGGGTACGGTGCTTGACACGGCCCGTCTTCGTTATAAGGTCGGCGAGTACTTCGACTTGTCGCCGCGGAACTGTCACGTCTATTACATGGGTGAGCACGGTGCCGGGGGCTTCGTCGCCTGGGACAACGCCCGCGTTTACGGGAAGTCGATGAAGCAGCTACTTGAAGAGAATGAATCGTATCGCCAAGAAGATTTGGACGCCATCTATCAAGGGGTCCGCGATGCGGCGAATCAAATCATCGAATATAAAAGCGCGGCGTACTACGCGATCGGGCTCGGGCTCCTCCGAATCGTCCGCGCCATCGTCCGGAACGAGAACTCCGTCGTGACGATCGGTGCCCACCTCGATGGTGAATACGGTGCCTCAGGTCTTCATATCGGCGTACCGGCCTTGATTGACCGGACCGGCATCCGCCAAATCATCGAGATCGAACTGACGGACGAGGAACAGGGGCAGTTCGATGCCTCGGTCGGACGGATTCGCCAAACGATTGACAACATCGAATCATCAACATAA
- a CDS encoding alanine/glycine:cation symporter family protein, protein MEQLVTVVTTISDWLWGVPIISLLVLSGLYLTIRLGFFQFRYPIYIMQQTLGSVFKKPKGEGDISPRQALTSALSSTIGAANIIGVPAAIMFGGPGAIFWMWVIAVVGMAIKFSESVLAVRYREKNEAGEFVGGPVYYMAKGLKLKWLASWFAFALMIELIPSIMVQGNAVSSAVRETFNGNTLVTGIIVAGLVALVVFGGMKRIAKVTEVIVPAMALVYVGAGFIIVLMNFSQIPEVLGLIFSYAFQPMAALGGFAGAAIAETIRWGFARGLYSNEAGLGTAPIAHAAAQTDHPVRQGFWAVIGIVIDTLIICSTTAFVVLSSGVWTRADAMNDPAALTTIAFQQYFGYTGSLLVTISLIFFVLSTIIVIIFYGSRQAEYLFGLKAGFLMKVVYIGSIVIGAIGGAQMIWNFLDLMLAMILIPNMIAVLMLSGEVKRLTTEFFTSEKYYKKDVAEKKAS, encoded by the coding sequence GTGGAACAACTTGTGACTGTGGTGACGACAATTTCAGATTGGCTATGGGGTGTGCCAATCATCTCGTTACTCGTTTTGTCTGGACTCTATTTGACGATTCGTTTAGGATTCTTCCAATTCCGATACCCCATCTACATAATGCAACAAACGTTAGGCAGTGTTTTCAAAAAACCAAAAGGTGAAGGTGACATCAGTCCCCGCCAGGCATTGACGTCGGCCTTATCTTCGACGATCGGTGCCGCCAATATCATCGGGGTACCAGCCGCCATCATGTTCGGCGGTCCGGGCGCCATCTTCTGGATGTGGGTCATCGCCGTCGTCGGGATGGCCATCAAGTTCTCGGAGAGCGTCCTCGCCGTCCGTTACCGCGAGAAGAACGAGGCCGGTGAATTTGTCGGCGGTCCCGTCTACTATATGGCGAAAGGCTTGAAGCTGAAATGGCTCGCCTCATGGTTCGCCTTCGCTCTCATGATCGAACTCATCCCGAGTATCATGGTTCAAGGAAACGCCGTCAGTTCGGCCGTCAGAGAGACGTTCAACGGCAATACCCTTGTGACCGGGATTATCGTCGCCGGGCTCGTCGCCCTCGTCGTCTTCGGCGGTATGAAACGCATCGCGAAAGTGACGGAAGTCATCGTCCCGGCGATGGCACTCGTCTATGTCGGTGCCGGTTTCATCATCGTCTTGATGAATTTCTCACAAATCCCGGAAGTACTCGGGCTCATCTTCTCATACGCATTCCAACCGATGGCCGCTCTCGGTGGTTTCGCTGGTGCCGCCATCGCCGAGACGATTCGTTGGGGCTTCGCCCGTGGTCTTTATTCGAACGAGGCAGGACTCGGGACGGCACCGATTGCCCACGCCGCTGCGCAAACGGATCATCCGGTCCGGCAAGGTTTTTGGGCCGTGATCGGGATCGTCATCGATACACTCATCATCTGTAGCACGACGGCGTTCGTTGTTTTGTCGTCCGGTGTATGGACACGGGCCGATGCGATGAACGATCCAGCCGCCCTGACAACAATCGCGTTCCAACAGTACTTCGGTTACACGGGTAGCCTGCTCGTCACAATCTCGCTCATCTTCTTCGTCTTGTCGACGATTATCGTCATCATCTTCTACGGGTCGCGCCAAGCCGAGTACTTATTCGGTTTGAAGGCCGGCTTCCTGATGAAAGTCGTCTATATCGGCTCAATCGTCATCGGTGCAATCGGTGGAGCACAGATGATTTGGAACTTCCTTGATTTGATGCTCGCGATGATTCTTATCCCGAACATGATTGCCGTCTTGATGTTGAGCGGCGAAGTGAAGCGCTTGACGACCGAGTTCTTCACGTCCGAGAAATATTATAAGAAAGACGTCGCCGAGAAGAAGGCGTCGTAA
- a CDS encoding acylphosphatase, whose translation MKQAQHLIVSGRVQGVGFRYFAQATALKYGITGWVRNLNDGTVELQIEGDAERLESYKRALYDGNRFVGVERIEAEDTTVESFRKFDIRY comes from the coding sequence ATGAAACAGGCACAGCATCTTATCGTATCAGGCCGGGTCCAAGGGGTCGGCTTCCGTTACTTCGCGCAAGCGACTGCCCTTAAATACGGCATCACAGGTTGGGTCCGGAATTTGAATGATGGGACGGTTGAACTTCAAATCGAAGGAGACGCGGAGAGACTCGAATCATATAAACGCGCCCTCTATGACGGGAATCGTTTTGTCGGGGTCGAACGGATTGAAGCGGAAGACACGACGGTCGAATCATTCCGGAAGTTTGATATCCGTTATTGA
- the brnQ gene encoding branched-chain amino acid transport system II carrier protein → MKKSTLFPLAFTIFALFFGAGNLLFPPMLGAMAGQNLVPALVGFVITGVGLPLLALFAVARVGGGSDQIARYIPKRLALVLTGLMYVAIGPFFGIPRTAAVTYEMGVVPFLGAPSTLTLAISSTVFFGLTFFLTLRAQKLIEIIGRIITPILLLLLAAIGITNLVAPLGKPVAPAEGYETWMGALGEGFKQGYLTMDVFGALVFGAIVLVTLKANGMTDQKEASSLLRSSGLLAVTCLMLVYISLGSIGANMTGQTGTTDGASLLQAFAGSSFGQVGMLALGAAVFLACLTTAVGLITEFSRFISNTFESLKYYQVVIATTLFGYLISLVGIGTLIQIAVPLLTLLYPVMIALVLVSITERIQRNPHVAMKATVYTALVLSLFETTHGLAPSAATEWITNLPMAEIGLAWAVPTLIVYVITLFLPKQRSNQLLAQSRIS, encoded by the coding sequence ATGAAAAAATCGACATTATTCCCGTTAGCGTTCACGATTTTCGCATTATTCTTCGGGGCCGGGAACTTGCTGTTCCCACCGATGTTAGGTGCGATGGCAGGACAGAACCTCGTCCCAGCCCTAGTCGGTTTCGTCATTACCGGCGTCGGGCTACCATTACTCGCGCTCTTCGCAGTCGCGCGGGTCGGCGGTGGGTCTGACCAAATCGCTCGGTATATTCCGAAGCGTCTTGCTCTCGTCTTGACGGGATTAATGTACGTGGCAATCGGGCCGTTCTTCGGGATTCCTCGGACGGCAGCCGTCACGTATGAGATGGGAGTCGTACCGTTCCTCGGTGCGCCATCTACGCTCACGCTCGCAATCAGTTCAACTGTCTTCTTCGGATTAACGTTCTTCTTGACGTTACGCGCTCAAAAATTGATTGAAATCATCGGACGCATCATCACACCAATCCTCTTGCTCTTGCTTGCGGCAATCGGAATCACGAACCTCGTGGCTCCACTCGGGAAGCCGGTCGCACCAGCAGAAGGATATGAGACATGGATGGGTGCTCTCGGGGAAGGTTTCAAACAAGGTTACTTGACGATGGACGTCTTCGGCGCACTCGTCTTCGGGGCCATCGTGCTCGTTACGCTCAAAGCGAACGGTATGACAGACCAAAAAGAAGCGTCTTCGCTTCTCCGCTCGTCAGGCTTACTTGCCGTCACATGTTTGATGCTCGTCTATATCTCGCTCGGATCGATCGGAGCGAATATGACGGGTCAAACGGGGACGACAGATGGCGCAAGCTTGCTTCAAGCGTTCGCCGGTTCTTCATTCGGACAAGTCGGAATGCTCGCACTTGGGGCAGCAGTCTTCCTCGCTTGTTTGACGACAGCGGTCGGGCTCATCACTGAGTTCTCACGCTTCATCAGCAACACGTTCGAATCACTCAAGTATTATCAGGTCGTTATCGCGACGACGTTGTTCGGCTATCTCATCTCACTCGTCGGAATCGGTACGTTGATTCAAATCGCGGTACCGCTTCTCACGCTCTTGTATCCGGTCATGATCGCACTCGTTCTCGTGTCGATCACGGAACGCATTCAACGCAACCCTCACGTCGCTATGAAGGCGACAGTGTATACGGCCCTCGTGCTCTCGCTCTTTGAGACGACACACGGTTTGGCGCCGTCTGCTGCAACCGAATGGATCACGAACTTGCCGATGGCCGAGATCGGGCTCGCCTGGGCGGTTCCAACGTTGATCGTGTATGTGATTACGCTTTTCTTACCGAAACAACGTTCCAATCAATTACTCGCTCAATCACGCATCTCATAA
- a CDS encoding MFS transporter: MTTKQKKQLAILMLNMFIAVAGFGIIIPIIPDYLKMIGEGGTAAGLMISVFAGTQLLMSPIAGKWADVYGRRLMIILGLIGFTVSMGVFYLSDNLTVLLISRAIGGVGAALLIPAIFAYVADITTLKQRAKGNSYISAAMSLGIVIGPGIGGFFAEFGLKAPLLLSAIVSFVAVISSIILLKEPDREPYVQTSESESLPRQLVSSTRKPYFFVLVINLVMAFGLMAYESVLGLFVSETFSATPQQIAVMITGTGIVSVIVQLFAVDRLVSLLGEIKVVLIFIMLAALGFLFSLFAGSYTIFFAVTLIIFLSTSILRPVLNTLVSKMADKEQGFAMGMNNAYMSIGNIVGPTLAGIAFDIDMRYPFVMGLVLLLVTFAGTLNWSKRKATATFEQ, encoded by the coding sequence TTGACGACTAAACAAAAGAAACAATTGGCGATTCTCATGTTGAACATGTTCATCGCTGTAGCAGGATTCGGGATCATCATTCCGATCATTCCTGATTATTTGAAGATGATCGGAGAAGGCGGCACTGCTGCCGGTCTCATGATCTCAGTCTTCGCAGGGACCCAGTTGCTCATGTCGCCGATCGCCGGGAAATGGGCGGATGTTTACGGACGCCGTCTGATGATTATTTTAGGTCTGATCGGCTTTACCGTCTCGATGGGCGTCTTTTACTTATCTGACAACCTGACCGTCCTCTTGATTTCACGGGCGATCGGCGGCGTCGGAGCCGCGCTATTGATTCCGGCGATTTTCGCCTACGTGGCTGACATCACCACGCTCAAGCAACGGGCGAAAGGGAACAGCTATATTTCCGCGGCAATGTCGCTCGGGATCGTTATTGGACCGGGGATCGGTGGCTTCTTCGCTGAGTTCGGTTTGAAGGCGCCGCTTCTCTTGTCAGCGATTGTCTCGTTCGTCGCCGTCATCTCGTCGATCATTCTATTGAAGGAACCGGATCGAGAACCATACGTTCAAACGAGCGAGAGCGAGTCGTTGCCGCGCCAACTCGTGTCGTCGACACGGAAGCCGTATTTCTTCGTGCTCGTCATCAATTTGGTCATGGCGTTCGGTTTGATGGCGTATGAATCTGTCCTCGGCTTGTTCGTCAGTGAGACGTTCAGCGCGACACCGCAACAAATCGCGGTCATGATCACCGGGACAGGCATCGTCAGTGTCATCGTGCAGCTGTTCGCCGTCGACCGTCTCGTTTCATTGCTCGGTGAGATCAAAGTCGTGCTTATCTTCATCATGCTCGCCGCGCTCGGCTTCTTGTTCTCGCTGTTCGCCGGGTCTTACACGATTTTCTTCGCCGTCACGTTGATTATCTTCTTGTCGACGTCGATTTTACGACCGGTGTTGAATACGCTCGTGTCGAAAATGGCCGATAAGGAACAAGGGTTTGCGATGGGGATGAACAACGCCTATATGAGCATCGGCAATATCGTCGGGCCGACACTCGCCGGGATTGCGTTTGATATCGATATGCGCTATCCGTTCGTGATGGGACTCGTCCTGTTGCTCGTGACGTTCGCCGGAACGTTGAACTGGTCGAAGCGGAAAGCGACGGCCACGTTCGAACAATGA